One genomic segment of Elusimicrobiota bacterium includes these proteins:
- a CDS encoding glycosyltransferase family 2 protein, whose product MGAEIRLTVVMPVYNEQGCIASVCGEWLSLLEVYPGGRLVVIDDGSTDRTGGLLDGLAVAEPRLCVVHQPNAGHGAALRTAYQRALSTGCDWVFQVDSDGQFSPGDFAKLWARRGESDFVTGLRQERHDPWQRLVITRLLRLVILLVFGVRLEDSNIPFRLMRAQFLERLLAELPPGVFAPNIFLAVLAAKAGCPLLEIPVAHLSRGTGEVSIRGWKLLGHCLRSLRELADFRSRLPGALERLRAGRHA is encoded by the coding sequence ATGGGGGCTGAAATCCGCCTGACCGTGGTCATGCCGGTTTATAATGAGCAAGGCTGCATCGCCTCCGTCTGCGGGGAGTGGCTCTCTCTCCTCGAGGTCTATCCGGGCGGGAGGCTGGTCGTGATAGACGACGGGTCGACCGATCGGACCGGCGGCCTCCTGGACGGGCTCGCCGTCGCGGAGCCCCGATTGTGCGTGGTCCACCAGCCGAACGCGGGGCACGGGGCGGCGCTGCGGACCGCCTACCAGCGAGCGCTCTCGACCGGCTGCGATTGGGTCTTCCAGGTCGACAGCGACGGGCAGTTCTCTCCGGGAGACTTCGCGAAGCTCTGGGCGCGCCGCGGCGAGTCGGATTTTGTCACAGGCTTGCGCCAGGAGCGGCATGATCCTTGGCAGCGGCTGGTCATCACGCGCCTCTTGCGCCTGGTCATCCTCCTCGTCTTCGGCGTACGGCTCGAAGACAGCAACATCCCGTTCCGCCTCATGCGCGCCCAATTCCTGGAACGGCTCTTGGCGGAACTGCCCCCCGGCGTCTTCGCGCCGAACATCTTCCTGGCGGTGCTGGCGGCCAAGGCGGGCTGCCCGCTTCTGGAGATACCCGTCGCTCACCTGAGCCGGGGCACGGGCGAAGTCAGCATCCGGGGCTGGAAGCTCTTGGGGCATTGCCTGCGTTCGCTGCGCGAGCTTGCGGACTTCCGCTCGCGGTTGCCGGGAGCCCTGGAGAGATTGCGCGCGGGGAGACATGCCTAG
- a CDS encoding FAD-dependent oxidoreductase has product MPRRSELGRVAIIGAGPAGLGAAFRLKELGHEDFVIYESSAFVGGLAASAVDDKGFTWDIGGHVQFSHYAYFDRVMDSVLAADEWLHHQRESWVWIRGRFVPYPFQYNIRRLPQEELDRCLRGLEELHRHPFQGTPAHFGEWVLATFGAGMADLFMTPYNLKVWAYPLAELSYGWVGERVAVTDLGRVRENIRIGKDDTGWGPNNTFRFPRRGGTGAIWTRVADRIGADRIRLQTPVSAVRAARKELVLGSGARESFDAILNTSPLDRFAPMVEDLSPEVREAASGLRHSGAHIVGVGLRGKPRAELAPKCWMYFPEDDCPFYRVTVFSNYSPENVPDIGKYWSLMAETSESPRKPVRPDSVVEETVRGLLATGLIESRGQIESLWTRHAPYGYPTPSLGRDAILDRVHPALEALGISSRGRFGAWKYEASNQDHSFMQGVEWVDRLSSGAPELTFPHPAKANAGVGR; this is encoded by the coding sequence ATGCCTAGGCGCTCCGAGCTCGGCCGCGTCGCCATCATCGGGGCCGGCCCCGCGGGGCTGGGCGCCGCTTTTCGGCTCAAGGAGCTCGGGCACGAGGATTTCGTCATCTACGAAAGCTCCGCCTTCGTCGGCGGACTGGCCGCCAGCGCTGTCGACGACAAGGGCTTCACCTGGGATATCGGAGGGCACGTCCAGTTCTCCCATTACGCCTACTTCGACCGCGTCATGGACTCCGTCCTCGCTGCCGACGAATGGCTGCACCACCAGAGGGAGTCTTGGGTCTGGATCCGGGGGCGCTTCGTCCCGTACCCGTTCCAATACAATATCCGGCGTCTTCCTCAGGAAGAGCTGGACCGCTGCCTGAGGGGCCTCGAAGAGTTGCACCGGCATCCTTTCCAGGGCACTCCCGCGCATTTTGGCGAGTGGGTGCTGGCGACCTTCGGTGCAGGCATGGCCGATCTGTTCATGACGCCCTACAACCTCAAGGTGTGGGCCTACCCGTTGGCGGAGCTCTCCTACGGCTGGGTCGGGGAACGGGTCGCCGTGACGGACTTGGGGCGGGTCCGGGAGAACATCCGCATCGGCAAAGATGACACCGGTTGGGGGCCCAACAATACCTTCCGTTTTCCGCGGCGGGGAGGGACCGGAGCCATCTGGACCCGGGTCGCCGACAGGATCGGCGCCGATCGCATCCGTCTCCAGACTCCGGTCTCGGCCGTCCGAGCGGCGAGAAAGGAATTGGTCCTGGGAAGCGGAGCCCGCGAGAGCTTCGACGCGATCCTCAATACGAGCCCCTTGGATCGTTTCGCGCCGATGGTCGAAGACCTGTCTCCGGAGGTGCGCGAGGCCGCGTCAGGGCTCCGCCATTCCGGCGCGCACATCGTGGGCGTCGGCCTGCGCGGAAAGCCTCGCGCCGAGCTGGCGCCCAAATGTTGGATGTACTTCCCGGAGGATGACTGCCCGTTCTATCGGGTCACGGTCTTCTCGAACTATTCTCCCGAGAACGTCCCCGATATCGGGAAGTATTGGTCGTTGATGGCCGAGACGAGCGAGTCGCCCCGAAAGCCCGTGCGTCCCGACTCTGTCGTGGAGGAGACGGTCCGAGGCCTCCTCGCCACGGGGCTCATCGAGTCCCGCGGTCAGATCGAGAGCCTCTGGACCCGCCACGCCCCCTATGGCTACCCGACGCCGTCGCTCGGCCGCGACGCGATCCTCGACCGGGTCCACCCGGCCCTGGAAGCCCTCGGGATATCCTCGCGCGGGCGGTTCGGCGCCTGGAAATACGAGGCCAGCAACCAGGACCATTCCTTCATGCAGGGCGTCGAGTGGGTGGATCGGTTGTCGAGCGGAGCGCCCGAGCTGACTTTCCCTCACCCGGCGAAGGCTAACGCCGGGGTCGGCCGGTGA
- a CDS encoding tetratricopeptide repeat protein — protein sequence MKASRQKAQPAEASPSFPPWLPPALTAFVVLLCFAPALKAGFVAWDDGKNFLENAAYRGLGWAQLRWMFTTFHLGHYQPLSWVTLGADYLLWGMNASGYHATNILLHAANAVAFYFLSLRLLRLGDGRRGAAELRAGAAFAALLFGVHPLRVESVAWVTERRDVLSGLFFLLTLHGYLKANDPGRAAGARARWFLASLTCYALSLLSKAAGVTLPLLLLLLDMFPLRRLDGSPLQWLRPEKRGILIEKIPFFLMAAVAGSLAAAAQHQTGAMDSLAQYGVVPRAIQAAWGLCFYLYKTLLPLHLNPLYRFPAHPEAFTWKAAASAGAVAALSGAAFAVRRKWPAVPAAWLFYVLVLLPVLGIAQSGPQYTADRYSYLSCLSWALLAGGLLARGLETASPPLKKSLLAAALFCIAALSGLSWRQTGVWLDSDRLWSRVLALDPDGKLAHYSYGTYLQKQGRLEEAVRELNEVLRIDPNHAQALNSLSVAFGDKGRFDEAVAYMRKALLEKPDDAKFHHNLASLFHRMGRFQEAVEEYGTAVRLSPDLAESHNNMAVVLEAQGRFDEAIGHFFLAIRANPGYSAAIFNLGNLLYKRGRLPDAIAQYERLAQIAPDFPQGHANLGIALANAGRLDEALAETEKAVRLDPNLVEAQANLGAALFQRGRFIEAAEHFRKVVELRPGSGPACNNLGAALLRAGKTAEAAETFRCALRATPPVPEARANLDRALDLLKKSR from the coding sequence GTGAAAGCTTCACGCCAGAAGGCGCAGCCCGCGGAAGCTTCCCCGAGCTTCCCCCCCTGGTTGCCCCCGGCCCTGACGGCCTTCGTCGTCCTCCTCTGCTTCGCGCCGGCCTTGAAGGCCGGCTTCGTGGCCTGGGATGACGGCAAGAACTTCCTTGAGAACGCCGCCTACCGCGGATTAGGCTGGGCCCAACTCCGTTGGATGTTCACGACCTTCCACCTCGGCCATTACCAGCCGCTGAGCTGGGTGACCTTGGGCGCGGACTATCTGCTCTGGGGGATGAACGCCTCCGGTTATCACGCCACCAACATCCTGCTGCACGCGGCCAACGCCGTCGCCTTCTACTTCCTGAGCCTGCGGCTCCTGCGTTTGGGCGATGGACGGCGGGGCGCGGCTGAGCTGAGGGCAGGCGCGGCCTTCGCCGCCCTGCTCTTCGGCGTGCATCCTTTGCGAGTGGAATCGGTGGCTTGGGTCACCGAGCGCCGCGACGTCCTCTCGGGCCTATTCTTCCTGTTGACGCTCCACGGCTATCTGAAGGCCAACGATCCGGGCCGCGCTGCCGGGGCGAGAGCCCGCTGGTTCCTTGCCTCATTGACCTGTTACGCGCTTTCCTTGCTTTCCAAAGCGGCCGGCGTGACGCTGCCGCTCCTCCTCCTGCTCCTGGACATGTTCCCTCTGCGGCGCCTCGATGGCTCCCCGCTGCAGTGGCTCCGCCCGGAGAAGCGCGGCATCCTCATCGAGAAGATCCCGTTCTTCCTGATGGCCGCGGTCGCCGGGTCGCTGGCGGCCGCAGCTCAGCATCAGACCGGAGCCATGGACTCGCTGGCGCAATACGGGGTGGTGCCGCGCGCGATCCAGGCCGCTTGGGGGCTTTGCTTCTATCTCTACAAGACGCTCCTGCCTCTCCACCTGAACCCGCTCTACCGCTTCCCGGCTCATCCCGAAGCCTTCACCTGGAAGGCGGCGGCCAGCGCGGGAGCGGTGGCGGCATTGAGCGGCGCGGCCTTCGCGGTCCGGCGCAAGTGGCCCGCCGTCCCTGCGGCCTGGCTTTTCTATGTCTTGGTGCTGTTGCCGGTCCTGGGCATCGCCCAAAGCGGACCTCAATACACCGCCGATCGCTACAGCTACCTTTCCTGCCTGAGCTGGGCTCTCCTGGCGGGCGGCCTCCTGGCCCGGGGGCTGGAGACCGCAAGTCCCCCCCTGAAGAAGTCGCTCCTGGCGGCGGCTCTATTCTGCATCGCCGCGCTGAGCGGCCTGAGCTGGAGACAGACTGGAGTCTGGCTCGACTCGGATAGATTGTGGAGCCGCGTCCTGGCGCTCGATCCGGACGGCAAGCTCGCGCATTACAGCTACGGCACCTATCTCCAGAAGCAGGGACGTCTTGAAGAAGCTGTCCGCGAGCTCAACGAGGTCCTGCGCATCGACCCGAATCACGCCCAGGCCCTCAACAGCCTGAGCGTCGCCTTCGGCGACAAGGGGCGATTCGATGAGGCGGTGGCTTACATGCGCAAGGCCTTGCTGGAGAAGCCCGACGATGCCAAGTTCCATCACAACCTCGCAAGCCTGTTCCACCGGATGGGACGATTCCAGGAGGCAGTCGAGGAATACGGAACCGCCGTACGCCTGAGCCCCGACTTGGCCGAGTCCCACAACAACATGGCCGTAGTTCTGGAGGCGCAAGGGCGGTTCGATGAAGCCATCGGGCATTTCTTCCTGGCCATTCGGGCCAATCCGGGCTATTCGGCGGCCATCTTCAACCTGGGGAATCTCCTTTACAAAAGGGGCCGGCTCCCAGATGCGATCGCGCAATACGAGCGGCTCGCGCAGATCGCCCCCGATTTCCCGCAGGGCCACGCCAATCTGGGGATAGCCCTGGCGAACGCGGGACGTTTGGATGAAGCACTCGCGGAGACCGAGAAGGCCGTCCGATTGGACCCGAACCTGGTCGAGGCGCAAGCCAACCTTGGCGCCGCCCTCTTCCAGCGCGGACGCTTCATCGAAGCAGCGGAGCACTTCAGGAAAGTCGTCGAACTCAGACCCGGCTCGGGACCGGCTTGCAACAATCTCGGCGCCGCCCTTCTCAGGGCCGGCAAGACGGCGGAGGCGGCCGAGACCTTCCGATGCGCCTTAAGAGCCACGCCGCCAGTCCCGGAGGCCCGTGCGAACCTGGACCGGGCTCTGGACTTGCTCAAAAAAAGTCGTTAG